A segment of the Rhodothermus sp. genome:
CCGCGTATCGCACTGCTCCACACAGTAGAGCAGGTTAGAAAGAGCATAGTCCCGAGCGTCGAGCTCCAGCTCCAGAATGGCGCCAGGTTCGTGCAGCGAAAGCATTCGGATAAGCTGTTCCAGCAAATGCTGGCCAGACACTGCACCACGATAGTGGTGGTTCGACTCTGCAACCGGCAACACAGTCAGGCCGTGTTGCAGCATGACCCGGGCTGCGTCGAACACGTGCAGATCGGGCGTTACGCTAAGGGGAACACCGTGCACCAGCGTTGCGACCGGCCGGTCCGGGTCATCTACCCGGCGAAGCTGCTCGTCCGAAACCACTCCCAGCAAGGTGCCCGCCTCGTTGACCACGGGTAGGTGACGCACCCCCTGTGCTGCCATCTGCGCCCGTACGTGATGTATGGGCACATCAGGTTTCAGGGGCTGTAACCCTTCCTGTATCAGTTGTACGATCCGCATGACAAACCACCTCACGTCATAGCACCCGGCCCTACAGGAGATACCGGGCAAGCCCTGTACCGTTTCCCTTCGTAGCTTTCCTTCTCAACAGATCACCAAATTGTTGCGGCCCCAGCACCACCGTGAGACCGCCGCAATTTTTACCATAGATTTACTTCAGGCATCGTCCGGATGCAAGGGAT
Coding sequences within it:
- a CDS encoding CBS domain-containing protein; protein product: MRIVQLIQEGLQPLKPDVPIHHVRAQMAAQGVRHLPVVNEAGTLLGVVSDEQLRRVDDPDRPVATLVHGVPLSVTPDLHVFDAARVMLQHGLTVLPVAESNHHYRGAVSGQHLLEQLIRMLSLHEPGAILELELDARDYALSNLLYCVEQCDTRVRALLVQPMDASESRFRVTLKLNVQDSARVRHVLEH